Sequence from the Phragmites australis chromosome 11, lpPhrAust1.1, whole genome shotgun sequence genome:
CATCCAGCAgggagctttttttatttttatattttttcaattaaaaatttaaataaatagattttttgtgaaaaaaattgtaaaactaaacCCTTACCATCCTTCTATAGAGCAGTTAGTCCCTTATCACCTTTCTGATAGGTGATAAGCAGTCCTACAGACTCTTACCGCTTTCTCAGTGCCGGTAGCCTTACAACCCTATAAAGCGGTAGCTACAGTACATGAACAGTAAACCTCACTGAACAGTACTTCGAAGTTTAATTACACTCCTACCttctctatttaaaataatgatattctgttgctccaaaaatcctaaatctttttgtacgtgttacataatacatgtgcaacccattttaattgaattcacccaaaaatcctatgtagaatttaaactaaaattctctaaaaaaggctacttttataacttctagtaattgttagcacctcaaataaatttctaaaaatctggtaaaatccactaatattcttcttacgtgatgtgataatttataaaattattttcagcccgattatatggtaaaaaagtggattcctttttaatgcaccatttatatgtatttttataatttcatgtgatattcttcttttaacttaatttgaattcaaacatatataaaaatagtgctaaaaataattttagaaattatcacatcacataaaaataatattagtgatttttaccagatttttagaaatttattcgaggcgctaacaattgctagaagttataaaagtagactttttttggaaaattttagtttaaattctacacaggatttttgggtgaattcaattaaaatgggttgcacatgtattatgtaacacgtacaaaaggttttagaatttttggagcaatagaaTATCACTATTTCGAATAGAGAAGATAGTAGCAAAATTAAACTTCAGAGTACTGTAGCTACCCGCCCCTTCATAGGTCTGTAGGGCTGCCGCCCGCTGAGAGTGCAGTAAGCAGAGGGTGGTAAGGGTCTAACCACCTTATGAGAGAGCGGTAGgtgtctagttttgtaattttttttatgaggaatctatttatttaaatttttaattaaaaaaatatataaaaaaaactctccagCCCACGTCCCTTTTCTCGCTACCTTTTGCTCTGGTGCTGGGCCCATAACCTAGCATCACTCCCTTCCTGTCGAGCCTAGGGATTTAAGTAGGTAGTTCTAGATTATACTTTCTAGaatttttatggtttttatgtatAAGTCtgattattattttctattagaatatatttataatatctaataaatataatattatgaaagtatttttaagataaatcaatatatatattttttataattttaaactaaatattttgaaagttattgacgttcaaaattttaaaattttgattggaTCTTTATCAAAAcgataaatatttatgatctgaggaagtacttagtttatttttttaacttagcTAGATAAGAGTGaatatttagattattttttaaaagtttttaaCCAAGAAGGCCGAACGCTCTAGACTGCCTgcctggcctggcctggccCGTCCGTTGCCGACCAACACCGGCGCCAGGGCGTCAGTGTCTCGTCTTTGTGACCTCCTTGCTCGACCAGTCGCGGCCCGGTCAATTCCGTCTCCTCCTTTCTGCGTGCCCCGTGTGGCTCTGCCGCGGCGATCTGCCATCCTGTTCCGTCAGGCACGCACCAGACCGGCAGACCTCAAGCCTAAGTTTCACGTcacccgcacgacggcgccgtCGTTGATCTGCCGTGCGCCGTCGTCGCGTCGCGCATTGTTCGACGTCGACCGCTGCGTAGGAATCACCTGTCCGTACGCGCCCGGAGGCCTCGCTGTCGCCGCCGGCGATGCTACGTTGAGCGCGACGGGATCTTTGCCGACCTCAGTAGTCTGGCATTCTGATGGTTTTTGCAATTTAGGCTGCTAACCTTTTGAAATTTAGGCTTACGTACGTGTGGGCGTGAGGTTGGAGATAGCCGTGTCATGTAGGACTGCAGGAGCCAAGGTAGCCGCTCCAAACTCACGCGAGAATGTACAGTGTTTCAGCTCCTTTCTTGCTCCTCGAACACTTCAAAACTTGTGACCTGCAACAAAAGAAGTAAAAGGGGAAAGCGCCCCGCGGCACACGCGCAAACGCAAGCCGTGCCCATCGATGCTGGCTGGCTTTAGCTCTCTCTTTCGCTTTTCCCTATCGCTTACGATGGTTCATGTCTCGGATAATACCAtggccatgccatgccatggCATGCAAATGTATAGGAAATACACGTTTGGTGAACATTTCATGCATGGCTGTTGCAAAAAATGCAAACCACAAGCAAGGTTTACATTTAGTGGTTTGCATATATAAATCATGGATTGACTCTGGCTGCTGACAAACAGAGCAAGCTGCACACTACAAATAGCTTTGGTTTCTTACTTCTTACACTCACAAAAGATAACAGAATAACAACAGATTCGAATCAAATCTTGGAAGAATATGCGAAAGGTTGATCAATCTCATGAGTCATGACTCACCGGcttggtgaaaaaaaaaacagaattcTTGCGAGGGAAGATCGCAACTTTATACATACCCCCACAACCAAAATCTCATAGTAACAGAATTCTCTGCAGAAAGCCAAGGATCTCGTCTTCTTCGCCGCTAGCTGGCTAGATTAATGTTTCGCTCGTCGTCGTCAGACTCCAGCTAGTCTCTCCGCCGCGGCGCAATCGTTGTCTTCCCGGCACGCCTGAAACCACATGCCCGACGAGGACGAAGGTGAGCGCTAAGTACGAAGCTGTGTTTctttcaaaagaaagaaagaaagaaagaaacaggTACTGGGCTGTTACTATGAGAGTAAGACACACTGACACAGGAAGTTCTCTTCCTATGAGATGACAATTGTACTACCTTGGCAATCATCATTAGTTTGTGATGCTTGTCTTAACTGGTCTAACTGGATCCAAAAGCAGGGGCAAGTGAGAATAAGGTCCCAGCAGTAATAGAGGCTTATGTGGATACTATCAGTAACAATGAGCTAATTGAGCTGCTTTTCTTGTCAGTAAAGCCGACTTCTGCGATGCTTTGCTTTGCTCAGAAGTACACTCATTTTTTAAGGagcaaacaagaaaaataaaaaagatacaaCCGCCACACCTAGATCGGAAAACTCCACGCACACTACACTCTGTAGCTCACAATCTAATACAACTGGTACGATGCTGAAGCACACAACATGCACTCCACCAAATGACACACCAAGGCTTCAAAAATTGTGTACTAGCTAGACATTTCGGCGGATCACTAATGCACGAAGCTTGAGACTTGAGAGAGAAGAATAGAAACAAGCACAAGATGAACCACGAGAATCACCAGGGACGAAAAGCCATGGCATGCACACATCGACGCCTCCCCGCGCGGATCCGGGGCAATCGCCGCCCGGATCGACGCCACTGTGCGCGGGAACTGTCGCTGGCTATGACGTCGAAGAAAAGGGGTAGGGGAAGGAGAGAAGGAGGGGCTGCGAACGGTCACCAGCTTCGGCGCCACTGCTGGCCGCTGCCGCATTTGAAGTACACTACATTCGAGTTTGTGAAGGTTCTCAGAAGTGCACTCGTTTTGTTCTTCGGTTGTGCTTTGCCAAACTTAGAAAGAAGAATCCAAGAACTCCTCaattcaaaaaaagaaagaaaaaaaatgtatttatcaGGTGGCATTGCATGTGGGCCTGTGGGTAGGAATTCCTCCGCTTcctcagaagaagaaaaataaaagaacagaAGATTCTTATACCGCCATACGAGTTAAGGATTATACATGTGCAAGTGTATCCAGATTTTTGCTGGGACAAAACATAGATGTACCACTGCTCATGCTGTGCATTGTATGATAACTGTGAACAGACGACAGAGTACTAAGGAAATCATTCAGTTTTTGTTAGTTCATGCTATTTCGTCAGTCTATTTGGTTCGCGAATCATGATCCTACCAGTTGGATTTACCAATGCATGCACTTATAAACTGTACGAAAAATCCAAATTGCAGTTTACTGGGTGCAGAAAATGCCAAACGCATGccaaaaaactaaaacaacaagtgcatgcatgcatcgtcAAGGTACCTGTTGTGAATGGGGTCGGGCCCCTTGGGGATCCTCCTCTTGCTGCTCCGGAACGCGTCCGCACCGGCCGTACTGCCGCTCCCGCCGGAATACCGCGCCGGCGAGCCCGTCGTCGTCATGTCGGCAGCGGTCGCGGCGTCGTTTGGCCCTAAGCTCGCAGCGTCTGTCGCCGCCATGGCCATCAAAAGGCAAACGCAGACCAAGAAGACGAAGGTTAGCAGTAGAAGCCTGCAGCGCACCGATTCCCCCGGCGACTTTTTTGGTCTTGTTCCCATATAGAGAAGAGAACAGTCCCTTTCTCTGTGTTTCTTCTCCCTGCCCTATCTCGAATCCTAATGCTCTCACAGGGGGATGAAGGTAACAATGGCGTCGTCCTTACGCTGTAAGATAGTATGAGAAGCAGAGGGTAGCTATATGAAGCCGGTGGCACAGAAAAGCAGAGCACGGGAGGTAGACGGGAAGAGCAGGGCAGAGCAGAGCTGTATGATGACGAACGATGCCAACGCAGCTGGCGATCAATGATCTCAGGGAGCTAATGCTACCAATGAGCATTTAGATTGCGACCTTTGCGTGGCTTGGAGTGGGTCTGGGTGGGTATCTGTGATCCTGCTTGGTTTTGTAAACATTCTTATCTCGTTcgcttctcttctttctttgctcGGCgctttgctctctctctctctctctctctctctctctctctctctctcgcttcctTGGCCGGATAACTTTGCTCTTTGTTCTTTGTCTTTGTGAGTTCAAAGCAAATCTGCTGCGCTTTTGTAGGACCATGCATGGGGCGGGGAGCCGAGCTGGGTTCGGAACGTGACCTGTTTCATTTCGAGCTCTTGTCTTTGGAAGCCCGCGGGCCCCTGCTTCGCTTCTCTTATTTCCCGTTCGAGATGACTCTCCTATGTCTGTGTGCACACATGGCGTACTGCATGGTGGCATCTGTCAGAATCTCGTCGAGATTCGTGCAAAGTTTCGGAcgagatcgttaccacttgattTCCATCATCGTTTGTTTCTTTGATCCACCCTGGTATTCTCACTTTCTGCACGAGCAGAGGGCGAGAGCGTCTGGTTGCGGGTTGGATCCATCTTCTGGAATAAGAGCTGTTGTTTTTCTCGCAAAACTACTCCATCTCGGTCGCAAAAGAGAGTGTTTCTGTGCGACTCTTCAACTCTGTATATAGACATGGCATGCAATGAGTTGAACGGCTCTTTGCATGGGTAAGCATTTAGATCCTTAATTTAAGTTTGAGTGGTTGATAATACCATGATCATCATGACTAACGTGTATTTTATAGAATTATTGAAAGTTAGTAAGAAAACATGTTGAGATATGctggtttatcttgtgtgatgagtgattgatgttTGTGTGGTTTTTGTTGGTTAGTATATGCATGGTTATATACTTCaatgttgattttgtctaatcaaagttgaaaagaattaAAGTTTGTATCGTTATCTCGGTGCAGGAAGCttacactcatcggatgatccggtgtgaaGGTTTTTGATATCACCGGATATTTCGGTGTGTGGTAGATATGAGCACCGAAGATTTTCAGCGCAGTGAcagagaaaaattcattcaTCGAAAGATCCAGTGTCGGTGAGAGTGAGCactggactaatttttctagagaatggtgcaaatgtgaaagtctggtgcggtagcctcactggatagtccagtgtatGCACGAGTGATCATCGGACAAAGATTTTCACAtaggttgaaaaactaagttccagtgatgatgtactcaccggatggtccggtgatgggtgtgtgaacaccagatagtATCACCGAAGCCTTTCAGTTCTGAGACAAAATATTGAGTtgttcaccggattatctggtgttgggattttgtgatcaccagactaattttttcagagaggaaTGCAAACTAATTTTCAatggagttgtactcaccgaatggtctggtgttgcactggtgtgaacgCTGGAACGTCTGatctcatggtgtgtaggtgatagatgcaacttggcgatcgacgatGAGTGATCGGGACTAAACGGGGTGCTTGGagtcagacgatcaaggaggctgggtgGAGTCAAAAATAATCCTAGTGATACATGTAAAGGTCAAGTAAAGCAAGaaatgaaggttgatgaaggcagtgtgttgacaaagtcaagcgaagacgatgccggtgcaagtgacaagacgattCGAGAGATCGGGAGAGAAAGAGACTTGTCTGCAATCAAGATCATAAGACGGAgaacacgtgtcatcatcggagcACTTGCTTCGGATGGAATCAAGtgacggctagtcacgctttgaaaagcatgctagggtttcgcggtttggtctcaaaaccctGGGAGGATTAGAGATCCATATggtatcatcacgaagcttgcatcgaggcgaagctaagtcgtgaagtcgtcacggtcgtccgatggatagagaagaaaatagaccaaaatgctcacgatggtaggtaggagtgtactacaagagagagatattttagaaataatcaaggaaacttaggagtcaagttttctaggctataaatagagaagtttGGCTGGTTAGGAAGCCCCATTTGAGCCATCCTTATGAGAGTCTTGTAGtagggttttagatgagaggGAAAAGGTGCTTAGagtatgtaatatgtgagagttttgagagataaatctttataatttgtttaaaatagggctgatctatttgagtaatgaagtttaagtttttgcatatgcttgaattttcctccttctaatttttttctattggtttccttgcaagttcttggtgtttttatTGTTGACttacgtttttctttttgagttgaaatttcaacaccttggAAAGTTGTTTTTCCTGATGCTAGGGCATAGAATTCATATGCACATACATATATGATGtagtcttgaattttcttatctctagaccatcatcttggagagttTACTTTCTCGGTGATCTTGTCTCTGTTTCGTCCATCTCTAAAGTTGCGAGCTTTTAGGCATAAAGACGTATGGAATGATTTTGAATAgaatatatggttcatattccatttCGCGGAGTCATATCACTTGAAACTTTCTATATTGCTTTGTGTCTCTGAGTATTTTGCTTCCGCTCAaggtttgaggtgcgttgggtgattaaaAATAGGCTCAGTACACGCGACTTCAATGTGTCCGCAGGCGAGAGCACGGCGGCTGTGTGGGTCTCTTCACGTGCAGGCCGGGTGTGTgaaggagaaggggggggggggctcgcGATTGACAACGCGATGTCCGGCGACCGGCTTCCCCGAGCTCGGTCGTCGTTCGTGCAACGGGATGGGACAAGTTGGGGCAGAGAGGGGTAAGTGGACGGCACGGCGGGGTGGGCGCGTACCGGCAGCAAGGGAGGAGCCACGCGGGTGTACGGCGGCCGTGCGTGCCTGCGCGCGCATGCGTAGGGCGATGCACGGTGCTGACCtagggaagaagaaggaggggGAGGGTGCGCGGGCCAGGCCAGCGTGGCGCGTGTGGGAgaaggaagggagaggagaggtgggcCGGGGAAGGGGAAAGCGGCCCAAGGGAGGAGAAGGGTGGGCCggccaagaggaagaagaggcccAGTCGggtgagaaaaagaaaaaggggtgATGGGCCAGCTGAGGGAGGAAGACAGATTGAGCCCAAGAGAGATGAAAggattttgagatttttggaaatagttAAAAtggtttgaattgatttgaaagGATTTGTTTGAATCAAATTTTGAAACTGTGCCCAAAaaattttgggatgttacaaaaTGGAAAGATCTCGCTGTTTGATGACCGTGATTTTTTTACTGGAATGTgtgtatggaggcttatctACCAATGAAGTACAATTTGGaaggtagttgattccaactatgaaatCTCTGCTGTATGTACGACTcaagttcaaatcgaacagtatgaggtcaacaacaaggccagaaatattttgttcacaagtctgagtcagaatgagtttaacagtgttcagcacctccgtactgcccaGGGGATCTAGACTACTCTAAGTGTATTTTATGAatgcactaatcagattaaggccacgagagagcgatcaaacttctctatgctctcgATCAACTGGTATTTTGCCTTATTTTGATCACGaaagagcgatcaagcttctccgTGCTCTCGATCAACTGATGTTTTGCCTTATTTTGACTACGAGAGAGTTATCAAATTACAATACGTTAATTTATGGTGAACTTTTCAACAAGTTCAAGTCTATCGAGATAGGCAAGATGGCTCAAATTGATTTCGAAAACCTCTTATCTCAGAATATGACGTTAGTGTTTCAGACCTAACATAAACGAGTCAGACGCGTTTTGAACTCACGATCTCTCTAATCTCAATCAACACTGCACGTCTACACCATGTAAACTGTCCATAGTTCAGCActcttcccttcttcttttttgtgagGTGTAGTTTAACATTGTTCTTCTTCGGAGAAACCCCCC
This genomic interval carries:
- the LOC133885762 gene encoding uncharacterized protein LOC133885762 is translated as MGTRPKKSPGESVRCRLLLLTFVFLVCVCLLMAMAATDAASLGPNDAATAADMTTTGSPARYSGGSGSTAGADAFRSSKRRIPKGPDPIHNRRAGKTTIAPRRRD